From a single Methylosinus sp. H3A genomic region:
- a CDS encoding acyl-CoA dehydrogenase C-terminal domain-containing protein has translation MPIFKAPVDDTLFLLNDVLHFERYGNLPGFADATPDVVAQIVGEAGKICEERLQPLNRSGDAQGCRLEASGDVSTPVGFKQAYADFVAGGWIGLAVPPEYDGQGLPYTLALVMNEFASAANMAFAMYPGLTQGALAALLRHGDEEQKRLFAPPMAAGRWTGTMNLTEPQCGTDLGLLTTKAAPREDGSYSITGQKIFISAGEHDLSENIIHLVLARIEGAPAGVKGISLFIVPKFDVASDGSLGPRNAVRCGALEHKMGIHGNATCVMNYDGARGFLIGEPNRGLNAMFVMMNEARLGVAVQGLAQSEVAYQNAAAYAKERLQGRALSGAKNAAGAADPIIVHPDVRRGLMEMKAFNEAARGLALSAALDSDIAHRSQDAKARQAAEDRLGLLTPVLKGVLTDLGFENAVKAQQIWGGHGYIDENGVEQFVRDARITMIYEGANGIQALDLVGRKLPKDNGRAAMAYFAEVNEFASRESADERMKPYVDPLKAGLGDLQKATIWLMQNALAKPDNGAGASYDYMHLFGRVALGYIWARIARAALDKKKENPGDGAWLDAKLTTGKFYMEKMLPETGFRLARITAGVDTTMSLPAEMF, from the coding sequence ATGCCGATCTTCAAGGCCCCGGTGGACGACACTCTTTTCCTCTTGAATGACGTTCTGCACTTCGAGCGCTACGGGAATCTGCCCGGATTCGCCGACGCGACGCCTGATGTGGTGGCGCAGATCGTCGGCGAGGCGGGAAAAATCTGCGAGGAGCGGCTGCAGCCTTTGAACCGCAGCGGCGACGCGCAGGGGTGCCGCCTGGAGGCTTCTGGCGACGTCTCGACGCCCGTGGGCTTCAAACAGGCCTATGCGGACTTCGTCGCCGGCGGCTGGATCGGATTGGCGGTTCCGCCAGAATATGACGGACAAGGCCTGCCTTATACGTTGGCCCTCGTGATGAATGAATTCGCTTCCGCGGCCAATATGGCTTTTGCGATGTATCCGGGCCTGACCCAGGGCGCGCTGGCCGCGCTGCTGCGCCACGGCGACGAGGAGCAGAAGCGCCTCTTCGCCCCGCCCATGGCGGCCGGCCGCTGGACCGGCACGATGAATCTGACGGAGCCGCAATGCGGCACCGATCTCGGCCTGCTCACTACAAAGGCCGCGCCGCGCGAGGACGGTTCTTACTCCATCACCGGACAGAAGATTTTCATCTCCGCGGGCGAGCATGATCTTTCCGAGAACATCATCCATCTCGTGCTCGCACGCATAGAGGGCGCGCCGGCGGGGGTGAAGGGCATCTCCCTTTTCATCGTGCCGAAATTCGACGTGGCGTCGGACGGTTCTCTCGGTCCGCGCAACGCCGTGCGCTGCGGCGCGCTCGAGCATAAGATGGGCATTCACGGCAACGCCACATGCGTGATGAATTATGACGGCGCGAGGGGCTTTCTGATCGGCGAGCCCAATCGGGGCCTCAATGCGATGTTCGTGATGATGAACGAGGCGCGGCTCGGCGTCGCCGTGCAGGGCCTCGCGCAATCGGAGGTCGCCTATCAAAATGCGGCGGCCTACGCCAAGGAGCGTCTGCAGGGCCGCGCGCTCTCGGGCGCGAAGAATGCGGCCGGCGCGGCCGATCCCATCATCGTGCATCCGGATGTGCGGCGCGGCCTCATGGAGATGAAGGCCTTCAACGAGGCGGCGCGCGGCCTCGCCCTCTCGGCGGCGCTCGACAGCGACATCGCCCATCGCTCGCAGGACGCCAAGGCGCGTCAGGCGGCGGAGGATCGGCTCGGATTGCTGACGCCGGTGCTGAAGGGCGTGCTCACCGATCTCGGCTTCGAGAATGCGGTGAAGGCGCAGCAGATCTGGGGCGGCCACGGCTACATAGACGAGAATGGCGTCGAGCAATTCGTGCGCGACGCCCGCATCACCATGATCTATGAGGGCGCCAATGGCATTCAGGCGCTCGATCTCGTCGGCCGCAAGCTGCCCAAGGACAATGGCCGCGCCGCCATGGCCTATTTCGCCGAGGTGAATGAATTTGCGAGCCGCGAGAGCGCGGACGAACGAATGAAGCCCTATGTCGATCCGTTGAAGGCCGGCCTCGGCGATTTGCAAAAGGCCACGATCTGGCTGATGCAGAATGCGCTCGCCAAGCCGGACAATGGCGCGGGCGCGTCTTATGACTACATGCATCTCTTCGGCCGTGTCGCGCTCGGCTACATATGGGCGCGCATCGCCCGCGCGGCGCTCGACAAGAAAAAGGAGAACCCCGGCGACGGCGCCTGGCTCGACGCCAAGCTGACGACGGGCAAATTCTATATGGAGAAGATGCTGCCCGAGACGGGCTTCCGTCTCGCGCGAATCACGGCGGGCGTCGATACGACGATGAGCCTGCCGGCGGAGATGTTTTGA
- a CDS encoding 3-hydroxyacyl-CoA dehydrogenase NAD-binding domain-containing protein, whose translation MNLVNFRFETGADGVALLTWDSPDRSMNVITFEVMDELEKVIDEVASNPQIKGCVITSGKPAFSGGADLSMLQKSAVEYAKAVREQGEEAAMKQFFEGARRLSLLYRKLETNGKPFAIAIAGTCLGGAFELALACHYRVLADTEKTKVGLPEIKVGLFPGAGGTQRVARLMQTGDALQLLFKGEQLKPAKAKAAGLVHELAPEGEIVERARAWIVDGGKGKAPWDVEGFKPPSGRVFSPGGMMVWPAANAIYRRETFDNYPAAKAILHSVFEGLQLPFDLGLRVEARWFAHILRSKQAAAMIRSLFLSKNELEKGAHRPKEIPPAKFAKIGVLGAGFMGAGVAYVSALAGIEVVLIDRDQESADKGKAVIDKLISGQVSRGRATAADKEALLSRITASPDYEKLAGADLIVEAVFEERGVKAEVTKKAQAIVGPDVIFASNTSTLPISSLAETSLKPENFVGIHFFSPVEKMLLVEVIRGKKTNDRAVATALDFVRVLKKTPIVVNDTRGFYANRCVLNFVREGHIMLTEGVPPAMIETAARMAGMPVGPLSLNDEIALDLAWKIHLATKKDLGEAAVDPTQERVLHFMVEQEGRLGRKNGKGFYDYPASGKKSLWPGLSALADQKLDPDAIDVEELKQRFLVVQAVEAARVLFEGVVTDPREADVGSILGFGFAPFTGGTLSYIDGVGTAAFVAICDELTQKYGERFAAPAELRDMAKKGESFYGKYGAQAKAA comes from the coding sequence ATGAACCTCGTCAATTTCCGTTTCGAGACCGGCGCCGACGGCGTCGCTCTGCTCACCTGGGACAGCCCCGATCGCTCGATGAATGTCATCACCTTCGAGGTGATGGACGAGTTGGAAAAAGTCATCGACGAAGTGGCGAGCAATCCGCAGATCAAGGGCTGCGTCATCACATCGGGCAAGCCGGCCTTCTCCGGCGGCGCCGATCTCTCCATGCTGCAGAAGAGCGCGGTGGAATACGCCAAGGCCGTGCGCGAGCAGGGCGAGGAGGCTGCGATGAAGCAGTTCTTCGAGGGCGCGCGCAGATTGTCGCTGCTCTATCGCAAGCTCGAGACCAATGGCAAACCCTTCGCCATCGCCATTGCCGGAACCTGTCTCGGCGGCGCCTTCGAGCTCGCGCTCGCTTGTCATTATCGCGTGCTCGCCGATACGGAGAAGACCAAGGTCGGCCTGCCGGAAATCAAGGTGGGATTGTTCCCCGGCGCCGGCGGCACGCAGCGCGTCGCGCGGCTGATGCAGACGGGCGACGCCCTGCAATTGCTGTTCAAGGGCGAGCAATTGAAGCCGGCGAAAGCCAAGGCCGCCGGACTCGTTCACGAACTCGCGCCGGAAGGCGAGATCGTCGAGCGGGCGCGCGCATGGATCGTCGATGGCGGCAAGGGCAAGGCGCCGTGGGACGTCGAAGGCTTCAAGCCGCCGTCGGGCCGTGTGTTCTCGCCGGGCGGCATGATGGTGTGGCCCGCCGCCAACGCCATCTACCGCCGCGAGACCTTCGACAATTATCCGGCCGCCAAGGCGATTTTGCATAGCGTGTTCGAGGGGCTGCAATTGCCCTTCGATCTCGGCCTGCGCGTCGAGGCGCGCTGGTTCGCGCATATTCTGCGCTCCAAACAAGCGGCGGCGATGATCCGCTCGCTGTTCCTCTCCAAGAATGAGCTGGAGAAGGGCGCGCATCGGCCGAAGGAGATTCCGCCGGCGAAATTCGCCAAGATCGGAGTGCTGGGCGCCGGCTTCATGGGCGCGGGCGTCGCCTATGTCAGCGCGCTCGCCGGCATAGAGGTGGTGCTGATCGATCGCGATCAGGAGAGCGCCGACAAGGGCAAGGCCGTCATCGACAAGCTCATCTCCGGCCAAGTGTCACGCGGGCGCGCCACCGCCGCCGACAAGGAGGCGCTGCTTTCGCGCATCACCGCGTCGCCGGATTATGAGAAGCTCGCCGGCGCCGATCTCATCGTCGAGGCCGTCTTTGAAGAGCGCGGCGTGAAGGCGGAAGTGACGAAGAAGGCGCAAGCGATCGTCGGTCCCGATGTGATCTTCGCCTCCAACACCTCTACTCTGCCGATCAGCTCGCTGGCCGAGACGTCCCTGAAGCCGGAGAATTTCGTCGGCATTCATTTCTTCTCGCCGGTCGAGAAAATGCTGCTCGTCGAGGTCATCCGCGGCAAGAAGACGAATGACCGCGCCGTGGCGACGGCGCTCGATTTCGTGCGCGTCTTGAAGAAGACGCCGATCGTCGTCAACGACACGCGCGGTTTCTACGCCAATCGCTGCGTGCTGAATTTCGTGCGCGAAGGGCACATAATGCTCACCGAAGGCGTGCCGCCGGCGATGATCGAGACCGCCGCGCGCATGGCCGGAATGCCGGTCGGCCCGCTGTCGCTCAATGACGAGATCGCGCTCGATCTCGCCTGGAAAATCCATCTCGCGACGAAGAAGGATTTGGGCGAAGCCGCCGTCGATCCGACGCAGGAGCGCGTGCTGCATTTCATGGTGGAGCAGGAAGGGCGCCTCGGCCGCAAGAACGGCAAGGGATTCTATGATTATCCGGCGAGCGGCAAGAAGAGCCTGTGGCCGGGCCTGTCCGCGCTCGCCGATCAAAAGCTCGATCCCGACGCCATAGATGTGGAGGAGCTGAAGCAGCGCTTCCTCGTCGTGCAGGCGGTGGAGGCGGCGCGCGTCTTGTTCGAGGGCGTCGTCACCGATCCGCGCGAGGCGGATGTCGGCTCCATTCTCGGCTTCGGCTTTGCGCCCTTCACCGGCGGCACGCTGTCTTATATCGATGGCGTCGGAACCGCGGCCTTCGTCGCCATCTGCGACGAGCTCACGCAGAAATATGGCGAGCGCTTCGCCGCGCCTGCCGAGCTGCGCGATATGGCGAAGAAAGGCGAGAGCTTCTACGGCAAATATGGCGCGCAGGCGAAGGCGGCGTGA
- a CDS encoding acetyl-CoA C-acetyltransferase, with amino-acid sequence MPEAYIYDAVRTPRGRGKPDGALHEVSSLALAVTALAALKERNCLDGAGVDDVILGCVDPVGEAGGDIARAAAISAGYGYEVPGVQINRFCASGLDSVNFAAAQIMSGQHELTIGGGVESMSRVGIGASGGAWPVDPTIAIPSYFMPQGVSADLIATKYGFSRDDVDAYAVQSQRRAARAWEEKRFAKSIAPVKDVNGLTILERDEHMRPATDMQSLAALKPSFAFFAEQAGFDAVAIQAHPDVEKLTHVHHAGNSSGIVDGAAAVLLGSREAGERLGLTPRARLRAFANIGSEPALMLTGPVDVTKKLLAKAGMSFADIDLIEVNEAFAAVVLRFMQAFGLDDAKVNVNGGAIALGHPLGATGAMLVGTALDELERSGKATALVTLCIGAGMGTATIIERV; translated from the coding sequence ATGCCCGAAGCCTATATCTACGACGCCGTGCGCACGCCGCGTGGCCGCGGCAAGCCGGACGGCGCGCTGCATGAGGTGTCGAGCCTCGCCCTCGCCGTCACCGCTCTCGCCGCGCTGAAGGAGAGGAACTGTCTCGACGGCGCAGGAGTCGACGATGTGATCCTCGGCTGCGTCGATCCGGTCGGCGAGGCGGGCGGCGATATCGCGCGCGCGGCGGCGATCTCCGCAGGCTATGGCTATGAGGTTCCCGGCGTGCAGATCAACCGCTTCTGCGCCTCGGGTCTCGACTCGGTGAATTTCGCCGCCGCGCAGATCATGTCCGGCCAGCACGAGCTGACCATCGGCGGCGGCGTCGAGAGCATGAGCCGCGTCGGCATCGGCGCCTCGGGCGGCGCCTGGCCGGTCGATCCGACCATCGCCATTCCCTCTTATTTCATGCCGCAGGGCGTCTCCGCCGATCTCATCGCGACGAAATACGGCTTCTCGCGCGATGATGTCGACGCCTACGCCGTGCAGTCGCAGCGGCGCGCCGCGCGCGCCTGGGAAGAGAAGCGCTTCGCCAAATCCATCGCGCCGGTGAAGGACGTCAACGGCCTCACGATCTTGGAGCGCGACGAGCATATGCGTCCCGCGACCGATATGCAGTCGCTCGCCGCGCTCAAGCCGTCCTTCGCCTTCTTCGCCGAGCAGGCGGGCTTCGACGCCGTCGCCATTCAGGCGCATCCCGATGTCGAGAAATTGACCCATGTGCATCACGCCGGCAATTCGTCGGGCATCGTCGATGGCGCGGCCGCCGTGCTGCTCGGCTCTCGCGAGGCGGGCGAGCGTCTCGGTCTGACGCCGCGCGCGCGCCTGCGCGCTTTCGCCAATATAGGCTCCGAGCCGGCGCTGATGCTGACCGGGCCGGTGGATGTGACGAAGAAGCTGCTCGCCAAGGCCGGCATGAGCTTCGCCGACATCGATCTCATCGAGGTGAACGAGGCTTTCGCCGCCGTGGTGCTGCGCTTCATGCAGGCTTTCGGCCTCGACGATGCAAAAGTGAATGTGAATGGCGGCGCCATCGCGCTCGGCCATCCGCTCGGCGCGACGGGCGCGATGCTGGTCGGTACGGCGCTCGACGAATTGGAGCGCAGCGGCAAGGCCACGGCACTGGTGACGCTCTGCATCGGCGCCGGCATGGGCACGGCGACGATCATCGAGCGCGTGTGA